The DNA sequence TATAATTATGACTGATTCGTCCATTTAGTCATTTTTAGCCCAAAAAGTGAAGGATTATCATGGAGACAATCCTTTCAGCAAATACAGATCAAACAGTTCGGCAATGGTTTGTTGAGACAATGGTTCGTGCTCTTTTTCCCATTCAATGCTTAGTGCGATGTACATTTTAAACATGAAAAATGCCGTCAACTCAGGATCGCAAGGGCGAATTTCCCCTTTTGCCATCGCTTCTTCAATTTTTTCGCGAATATAGGCAATCATTTCGCGATCAAGGCGTTTCATCACCTCTCGTACAGCTGCGGTGCCAATATCGCGAACTTCCTGCAAAAGTTTGATGGTTAATTCATGTTCCTGGCGGAACGTAAAAATACGTTGCAAGGCGCGTTGGACGTTTTCGCTGAACGACAAACGATCATCCATAGCCGCATCCGCTTCATGCTTAATTTCGGATATAACAGAGGAAACGATATGGTCAAGCAGCTCTTCTTTGCTTTTGAAAAATGTATAAATCGTTCCTTTCCCGACATTAGCCATCTTCGCTACTTGATCCATTGTCGTTGCTTTGTAGCCGAACAGCGAAAATGATTTGGTGGCGGCATCAATAATTTGTTGTTTTTTATCCGACATGGGCATTCATCCTTTGTTTTGACTAAATGGACGATTTGGTCATCACGTTTTAAATCATAACATGAATACGTTCGATTCGCAACAGCAATATTTATGTTTCATTTTTCTCACTCGACGGCGCGTTCTGTTGGGGGAAGGAAGCCTTGGCCTTGCTGTTTTGTCCCCCGGATTTAGCAAGGAAGACGAACAAGAAATTCGGTTCCTTCCCCGATTTGACTATGGACGTGGATCGCGCCGCCGTGGGCGTCGACGATCCATTTGGCGATCGACAGCCCGAGGCCGTGGCCGCCTTGTTGGCGCGAGCGCGCTTTGTCGACGCGGTAAAAGCGGTCGAAAATGCGGCCGATGTCTTCCGGCGGGATGCCGATGCCGGTGTCTTTGACGGAAAGGAACACGTGCTTTGGCTCGGTGCGGATCGACAGCGTCACCTCGCCGCCTTCGGGGGTGTATTTGATCGCGTTGTCGAGCAAAATGTACAATAGCTGCGTCAATTTGTCCGGGTCAGCGGTGACGAGCGCTTGCTCGGGAGCGTGAAAATGCATTGTAATCTGTTTTTTCGCCGCCAGTTCCGACATGAGCTGGAACGTGCGCTCGGCGTGCGGGCGGAAATCGAACGTTTGTTTTGAAAGCTCCAGCGCGGCGTGTTTCGCATCCGCGCGGGCGAGCGTCAACAAGTCGTTCATCAGTTTCGTGATTCGCTTCAATTCGTCACGCAGGCGGTCGAGCAGGCGGTGGGCAAAGTCGTTTTTCATCACATCCTCCTCAAGCGCAAGCGCCTCGACGGACGAGAAGACGACGCTGAGCGGCGTCCGCAGCTCATGAGAGGCGTCGGCGACGAACTGGCGCTGCCGCTCGTACGCTTCTTCAATCGGTGCGAGCGCGCGCTTGGACATAAAGAAGCTGAGCGCCACGCCGACGGCAAGAAACAGCACCGATAAGCCGATGAGCACAATGAGCAGCCAATGGAACACGCCGAAAAACGACGTGACGTCCATGCCGATATACAGCATGCCCACGAAATCGCCGTGGATGACGAGCGGACGGGCGGCGGCGAGCACGCGCCAGTCGCGGGCCGCTTCGCGCGCGAGGCCAGGCATATGCTCGGGCAGCGACACGGTCACATATACAGGGGTGCGCTCGCCTGTGTCCATACGGGACAAGACGTTCAAAAAATACGGGCGCAGGCGCGGATGAATTTCATCCCCAGCAAGCAGATCGCCGTTTGGGCCGATTACGTAAAAGAAAAGTTGATCTTCACTAAGCAGGACGACGCTTTCGTCATGAAACAAGTCAAAATCGCTCTGCTTCAGTAAAAACTGCTCGATCGTATTCGCCTCTTGCTCGGCGAGGCGGCTGATGCGCCGCTCTTGGTCAGAGGTAGCAATCCAGTAAAACAAGGCCGCGGCGATCATGACAAACAAGGCGAGAAACAACGTGAAAATGCCGCTGTAGAGCGCTGTCAGCCGCCAATGGGCGCGGCGGAACAAGTCGGCGCTTCCTAGGCGGCGCAGCCAGCCGCGCCATTCCCTCCAGTTATTTTTCAATTTTATACCCCACTCCTCGAACGGTTTGGATGACATCGTCTTTCAACTTTTTGCGCAATAGCTTGATTGTCGCGTCGATCGTTTTCATTGACACATCGGCATCCCACCCCCAAACGCGGTCCAATATCGTTTCGCGCGGCACGACTTGCCCTTGGTTTTGCACGAGCAAATCGAGAAGCTGAAACTCGCGTGGAGTGAGGAAAATCTCTTCATCGCCGCGATGGAGCGTATGGCTTGTCCGGTTTAAGGTGAAGCCGTGAAACGCCACTTTTTCCTCTTGGAGCGGGACGAACGTGCGCCGTGCGAGCGCCTTGAGCCGCGCGACGAGCTCGTCGATTTCAAACGGTTTGACCAAGTAATCGTCCGCTCCCGCCTCAAGCCCGGTGACGCGGTCGTGGACGGCGTCTTTCGCCGTCAGCATCAAAATCGCGCCTGTGTAGCCGTTTTGCCTCAACCGTCGACAAATGTCCACCCCATCGCCGTTTGGAAGCATCCAATCGAGCACGACGACATCGTAAAACTCGGCGAGCGCGTAGTCGTACGCATCTTCCCCTTCCTGCACCCAATCGATATGGTCGATCCCTTTCTTTTTCAATAAGTGAACGATCAGCTCCCCTAGGTGAAGATCGTCCTCGGCCAGCAAAATTTTCATCGCCATTCCTCCCGTTCTGTCTCTCTTCCTTCTTAATCATATCAAATCGTTCGTGAAAAAACGGTGAAAACGCAGCCCATTCGCCGCGCAGAAGGCTGTTCTCTCAAAAAGAATTTTCACCATTTTTTCACCTTCCTTGGCTATCATGATGGACGAAGAGGAAAAGGAGGCAAACGGCGATGAGGAAAATGAGGAATTTGCATCTTTGGATTGGGCTGATCAGTTCGATCTTTTTGCTTGTTGAGGCGGTGACGGGGCTCCTTCTATCCGAGCCGTGGCTGATCGGTCAGGCGGAGCGCGGCGAGATGCACCGCGCCGCGCAGGAAAGAATGAACGCGTTCGGGGCGGGGCAGACGTCGGGAGCGGGGGCATCTACGGCCCCGATGGCACCGCGCGCCGAGGGAGGCGGATCGTCGCTCATGATGTTCGTCCGCCAGCTGCACGAAGGGAGAATCGGTTCGCTTGACATCCGCTGGGCGGTTGATGTCGCGGCGGTGGCGATGATCATTTTGACCGCGACGGGGATTTTCCTGTCGATCCGCACGCTCGCAGCGGGACGGAGGCGGAAGCAGAAGCGGATGACGCCAGCGCCGGAGACAACATAACGTATGCAGGAAGGGATGAAACGATGCATCAGAACAACCGGAAGAAACAGCGACGCTGGTCTTCTCTTTATGCAAGGCCGATCGATGTCGGTGGCATCGTCGTATTTCGCCCGCCATTTCACTGCTTGGCGGCCATTCGCTCGAAGATGCTGCATATTCCATCATGGATCATGAAGGAGGAGAGGACAAATGGACATGATGCCATTTGAACCAACCCCAACGCCAGAACCGAAACGCCGCGGCCGCTTCGTATCGTGGCTCGCCGCTTCCGTCGCAGGGGCGGTGATTGGGAGCGCGGCGACGTGGTATGTGGCGCCGAAATGGATGCATGAAGAAACGAATTCCCAAACGGAAACAGCGGAAACGACCGCAAAAAGCGAGGCGCTGCCGCTGCAGCCGACGGCGAACGTCAACACGAACATGATCGCTG is a window from the Geobacillus stearothermophilus ATCC 12980 genome containing:
- a CDS encoding sensor histidine kinase, with protein sequence MKNNWREWRGWLRRLGSADLFRRAHWRLTALYSGIFTLFLALFVMIAAALFYWIATSDQERRISRLAEQEANTIEQFLLKQSDFDLFHDESVVLLSEDQLFFYVIGPNGDLLAGDEIHPRLRPYFLNVLSRMDTGERTPVYVTVSLPEHMPGLAREAARDWRVLAAARPLVIHGDFVGMLYIGMDVTSFFGVFHWLLIVLIGLSVLFLAVGVALSFFMSKRALAPIEEAYERQRQFVADASHELRTPLSVVFSSVEALALEEDVMKNDFAHRLLDRLRDELKRITKLMNDLLTLARADAKHAALELSKQTFDFRPHAERTFQLMSELAAKKQITMHFHAPEQALVTADPDKLTQLLYILLDNAIKYTPEGGEVTLSIRTEPKHVFLSVKDTGIGIPPEDIGRIFDRFYRVDKARSRQQGGHGLGLSIAKWIVDAHGGAIHVHSQIGEGTEFLVRLPC
- a CDS encoding TetR/AcrR family transcriptional regulator, whose translation is MSDKKQQIIDAATKSFSLFGYKATTMDQVAKMANVGKGTIYTFFKSKEELLDHIVSSVISEIKHEADAAMDDRLSFSENVQRALQRIFTFRQEHELTIKLLQEVRDIGTAAVREVMKRLDREMIAYIREKIEEAMAKGEIRPCDPELTAFFMFKMYIALSIEWEKEHEPLSQQTIAELFDLYLLKGLSP
- a CDS encoding response regulator transcription factor, giving the protein MKILLAEDDLHLGELIVHLLKKKGIDHIDWVQEGEDAYDYALAEFYDVVVLDWMLPNGDGVDICRRLRQNGYTGAILMLTAKDAVHDRVTGLEAGADDYLVKPFEIDELVARLKALARRTFVPLQEEKVAFHGFTLNRTSHTLHRGDEEIFLTPREFQLLDLLVQNQGQVVPRETILDRVWGWDADVSMKTIDATIKLLRKKLKDDVIQTVRGVGYKIEK
- a CDS encoding PepSY-associated TM helix domain-containing protein, coding for MRKMRNLHLWIGLISSIFLLVEAVTGLLLSEPWLIGQAERGEMHRAAQERMNAFGAGQTSGAGASTAPMAPRAEGGGSSLMMFVRQLHEGRIGSLDIRWAVDVAAVAMIILTATGIFLSIRTLAAGRRRKQKRMTPAPETT